From one Culex quinquefasciatus strain JHB chromosome 3, VPISU_Cqui_1.0_pri_paternal, whole genome shotgun sequence genomic stretch:
- the LOC119770566 gene encoding transmembrane channel-like protein 3 produces MFFRMAKNSRMSKLSSKEDEYIFSWKLFTGWDYMIGHTETSQNRTASIILGFKEALLEEAEKNKDTRNWRNILLRVLVNLAILGLLAASAFAVVRVVKRSMDIKDTDSWWTRNEITVVMTAITFFFPMIFETLGLLENHHPRKQLRIQLARIMVLNLLNLYSLIFALFDKINHMTEELTHMKPSNISYNNLCFISNQSYNFIEYQSSTLNNIKTTFSNPLPLPLLQTQMSNLMEDCYRIVIDCTSSISINSTMLSTLFLTNITTTTLPDVASMNYGQLNRNIGYSNESVLTLINETSDSFSSTTFKMTDVEYDFNYDEDNVAYYLEQKMRNLPNDRFDDILINKREIDGNGNTTMTPSEENRLLELVTQVVQTTNNDELQTMTYTELQAYITGKYDDFLESYYYSEEEKEVQAKEMFNNKTCFRWVCKNVTASTTEAANYYNDRTTKIQEKDSTISNTIQPTLSTDIEKDAFAKKERKFKNADIRTLCWETMFGQELAKLTIMDLLMTILSTMILDFFRALFVRYLNNCWCWDLEKIYPKYGDFKIAENVLHLVNNQGMVWMGMFFSPGLAVLNILKLIVIMYLRSWTVLTCNVPHEVVFRASRSNNFYFALLLTMLFLCVLPVSYAIVFLEPSWHCGPFSNSKRIYHLLTNATENIVPEVITKYIVSPAAIIPLLVLLILIIYYLISLTGSLREANQDLKMQLRKERTEERRKMFKIASSQNQPQDDGMNGLSTSWHKVLNSTKLRINSMASENSENDNISSKHRELMQRMMKKALLKEHGGEKHRSVVDSSPDGMNDLTSMNPVDKNYSITSKIKKTSEWIDTNPIITISKTSSDECMIDSDIEDLSENVDTCK; encoded by the exons ATGTTTTTCAGGATGGCGAAAAACTCAAGAATGTCTAAACTTTCATCAAAGGAGGatgaatatatattttcatggaaacTATTTACAGGATGGGACTATATGATAGGCCACACAGAAACATCTCAAAATAGAACAGCTTCAATTATTTTAGGTTTTAAAGAGGCTTTACTGgaagaagcagaaaaaaataaggACACGAGAAA TTGGCGAAATATTTTGTTAAGGGTATTAGTTAATTTAGCTATTCTTGGATTGCTAGCAGCATCTGCATTTGCTGTTGTTCGTGTTGTTAAACGCTCAATGGATATCAAAGACACAGATTCCTGGTGGACACGGAATGAAATAACTGTTGTTATGACAGCAATAACATTTTTCTTCccaatgatttttgaaacgttGGGATTACTAGAAAACCATCATCCCAGGAAGCAACTCAGAATTCAGCTGGCTAGAATCATGGTTTTGAATCTCCTCAACTTGTATTCATTAATATTTGCACTATTTGACAAAATTAATCACATGACGGAAGAGCTTACTCATATGAAACCGTCAAATATATCATACAACAATCTTTGCTTTATTTCAAATCAAAGTTACAATTTTATAGAATATCAAAGTTCCACTTTAAACAAtatcaaaaccactttttccaaTCCATTACCGTTGCCTTTATTGCAAACacagatgtcaaatttgatggAAGATTGTTATAGAATAGTCATTGATTGTACTAGTTCGATATCAATAAATTCTACAATGTtgtcaacattatttttaacaaatataaCAACAACGACTCTTCCTGACGTTGCAAGTATGAATTATGGTCAACTTAATCGAAATATTGGCTATAGTAACGAATCTGTTCTAACATTAATCAATGAAACATCTGATAGCTTTTCGTCCACAACATTCAAAATGACAGATGTTGAATACGACTTCAACTATGACGAAGATAATGTAGCTTATTATCTGGAACAAAAAATGCGAAATCTTCCAAATGATCGCTTTGATGATATTCTTATCAACAAACGAGAAATCGATGGGAATGGTAACACAACAATGACTCCATCAGAAGAAAACCGTTTATTGGAATTAGTCACTCAAGTTGTTCAAACTACAAACAATGATGAATTACAAACTATGACCTACACTGAACTACAGGCGTACATAACGGGAAAGTACGACGATTTTCTAGAATCATATTACTATTCTGAAGAGGAAAAAGAAGTACAAGCAAAAGAAATGTTTAACAACAAAACATGCTTCCGTTGGGTATGCAAAAACGTAACCGCATCTACTACAGAAGCAGCTAATTACTACAACGATCGCACTaccaaaattcaagaaaaagatTCAACTATCAGTAATACTATTCAACCCACATTGTCCACGGACATCGAAAAGGATGCATTTGCCAAGAAAGAacgcaaatttaaaaatgctgaTATACGCACCTTGTGTTGGGAGACTATGTTTGGCCAAGAATTAGCCAAACTAACCATAATGGATTTG CTGATGACAATACTTTCAACTAtgatattagatttttttagagcTTTGTTTGTTAGATATTTGAATAATTGCTGGTGTTGGGATCTGGAGAAAATATATccaaag taCGGAGATTTCAAAATAGCTGAAAATGTATTGCACTTGGTGAATAACCAAGGAATGGTATGGATGGGAATGTTTTTTTCACCGGGTCTTGCTGTTCTTAATATATTGAAGTTGATAGTAATAATGTATCTTCGCTCATGGACTGTACTTACATGTAACGTGCCTCATGAAGTAGTATTTAG ggcctCACGATCGAACAATTTTTATTTCGCTCTACTTCTCACAATGTTATTCTTATGCGTCCTACCCGTGAGTTACGCAATTGTATTTCTGGAACCATCTTGGCATTGTGGACCATTTTCGAATTCAAAACGAATCTATCATCTACTCACAAATGCTACAGAAAACATTGTACCAGAAGTGATTACAAAATATATCGTTTCACCGGCTGCTATTATTCCTTTACTGGTTCTTCTTATACTAATTATATATTACCTCATATCGTTAACTGGATCATTGCGAGAAGCAAACCAAGACCTTAAAATGCAACTCAGGAAAGAACGCACGGAGGAAAGAcgtaaaatgttcaaaatcgcGTCTAGTCAAAACCAGCCCCAAGATGACGGTATGAATGGATTGTCAACATCATGGCATAAAGTATTGAACTCAACAAAATTACGAATCAACTCTATGGCAAGCGAGAATAGTGAAAACGATAACATAAGTTCGAAACACCGTGAATTAATGCAAAGAATGATGAAAAAAGCATTGTTAAAAGAGCATGGAGGTGAAAAACATAGATCGGTAGTCGATAGCTCACCAGATGGAATGAATGATCTTACATCAATGAACCCTGTTGATAAAAATTACTCAATCACaagtaaaattaagaaaacatcgGAATGGATCGATACAAATCCTATTATAACAATAAGTAAAACTTCAAGTGATGAATGCATGATAGATTCAGATATTGAAGATCTTAGTGAAAATGTAGATACATGTAAATGA
- the LOC119770567 gene encoding transmembrane channel-like protein 3 → MDEKFCTRKTSGILKLDNIKTSKQLTSSIDILQPCPSQEEFSSSSAVSPQLSVTWAFPPNERNFESVDYIFPMKMDAAGESFISKHDSKAKIQEENNEDYSTSLNAIIQRKASVKRKRGSRNHRQSSKSGSQIMGIVSGDRRRSSVYTTSSGETAITFEESKDDSMQDKIFENIRLHKEVLQSVKFEPWSMKRKLRLVKQAKSYITRHEGALQEHFTSRTAKSLLAQFNIFLLTKWRMMIREVTNVSTYLIPWESRIKEIESHFGSVVASYFTFLRWLFWVNVVISLLLIVFVMVPEEIYVDSSKIKCDIRKTMSRQEYAASANFSTIWEFEGKLKYSALFYGYYSTFSGAIAWGYNLPLAYFLTGLVVYIYSFVATLKSKL, encoded by the exons ATGGATGAAAAATTTTGCACACGAAAGACATCTGGTATTCTTAAATTAGATAATATAAAAACTAGTAAACAATTAACATCATCAATTGATATTCTACAACCATGTCCTTCTCAAGAAGAG TTTTCTTCATCATCAGCAGTATCCCCGCAATTGTCAGTAACATGGGCATTTCCACCAAATGAAAGGAACTTTGAATCGGTGGATTACATTTTCCCTATGAAGATGGATGCAGCTGGTGAAAGCTTTATCAG TAAACACGACAGCAAAGCTAAAATACAAGAAGAAAATAACGAAGATTATTCCACGAGCCTAAATGCAATTATTCAAAGAAAGGCCAGTGTTAAAAGAAAAAGAGGATCCAGAAATCATCGTCAAAGTTCTAAATCTGGTAGTCAAATAATGGGGATAGTAAGTGGGGACAGACGGCGATCCAGTGTATATACAACAAGTTCAGGGGA GACTGCAATAACGTTTGAAGAATCCAAAGATGACTCTatgcaagacaaaatatttgaaaatattcgacTTCATAAAGAGGTACTACAATCCGTCAAATTCGAACCATGGAGCATGAAACGTAAACTAAGGCTTGTTAAGCAA GCAAAAAGCTACATCACACGTCATGAGGGCGCATTACAAGAGCATTTCACCTCACGGACAGCAAAAAGTTTATTAGcgcaattcaatatttttttattaaca AAGTGGCGCATGATGATCCGCGAAGTAACTAATGTATCAACTTATCTGATCCCATGGGAATCTAGAATAAAGGAAATTGAATCTCATTTTGGATCAGTTGTTGCatcatattttacatttttaagatGGTTGTTTTGGGTAAACGTAGTCATATCACTGTTGTTAATAGTGTTTGTGATGGTACCAGAAGAAATATACGTCGATTCTAGCAAGATTAAATGTGATATTCGAAAAACTATGTCTCGCCAAGAATATGCAGCATCGGCTAATTTTAGTACGATATGGGAGTTTGAGGGTAAACTAAAATATTCCGCTCTATTTTATGG CTACTATTCAACCTTTTCCGGTGCAATCGCATGGGGTTACAATTTACCATTAGCATATTTTTTAACAGGACTAGTTGTCTATATTTATAGCTTTGTTGCAACGCTTAAAAGTAAGTTGTAA